The region TTTAGCCGGGAGCTTCGCCTGCGGGCGAAGCGGATATAAAAAGTAAAGCCGGTTATGAAATGGAGTGGAGAGGAATTTTGGAGCTGTAGGAGCGTTAGCGTCCGCCTTTGTCTCCGGATGTTATCTGCTGCAAGCAATATAATCAACAACATCTGGAGACAACAGCGGCCGTAAGCCCAAAATTCCTTGCAGCGACCCTCATAACAGGCGGGATTTTAACACACAGCCGAAATAAGAAATACCCAATAACAATACGATACGGAGGGTTCACTATGAAACTAGTACTTCTATCAGGCGGCTCCGGCAAGCGGCTCTGGCCGTTGTCCAATGATTCACGCTCCAAGCAATTTCTGAAGGTACTGGCAAGTCCGGCAGGTGAACCGGAATCAATGGTACAACGGGTATGGAGACAGCTGGAGGAGAACGGCATGGCCGGGTCCTCTTATCTGGCGACCGGACGCAGCCAGGTGGAGATGATCCAGAGTCAGCTCGGCAGCGAGGTGCCGATCATCGTGGAGCCGGAGCGGCGGGATACCTTCCCGGCCATTGCGCTGACGGCGGCCTATTTGTATTCCATCGCGGGGGTGTCTCCAAGCGAGACCGTGGCGATTCTGCCGGTGGACCCATACGTGGAATCCTCCTTTTTCGAAACGGTGCTGCAGCTGGAGAACACCATGCTGGTGAGCGGGGCGAACCTGGCGTTGATGGGCGTAGTTCCCGAGCATGCTTCGGAGAAATACGGCTACATTATTCCAACCGGCGCAGATGCGGGAGCGAATGGTTATCTGCAGGTCAGCCACTTTCAGGAGAAGCCGGACCGTGTGCAGGCCGAGGAGCTGATCAGCCAAGGCGCGCTCTGGAACTGCGGGGTGTTCGCCTTCCGTCTGGGTTACCTGCTGGATATCCTGCAGCGCAAAGGATTGCCGCTGAATTACGAGGAGCTGCAGAAGCAGTATAAGCTGCTGTCGTCCATCAGCTTCGATTATGAAGTGGTGGAGAAAGAGGAGAACATCGTCGTGCAGCCGTACGCCGGATTCTGGAAGGACCTGGGTACCTGGAACACCCTTACCGAAGAAATGAGCAGCAACCATGTCGGTAAAGGCTTCGTAACAGCAGACTCCGAAGGCACCTGTCTCATTAACGAGCTGGATATTCCGATTACCGTGATCGGGGCGAAGGATCTGATTATCGCCGCCAGCCCGGACGGTATTCTGGTGACGCACAAGACCGAGAGTCCGCGGATCAAGGAAGTGCTGAAGTCTTTTGAACAAAGACCGATGTACGAGGAACGCCGCTGGGGTCATTACAAGGTGATAGATTATGTGAAATATGATGAGGGCAACGAGGTGCTGACCAAGCGGATTTTCATCAATGAGGGTAAAAATATCAGCTATCAGCTGCATCACAAACGCAGTGAAATCTGGACCTTCGTCAGCGGGGAAGCCAGTATTGTCATCAATGAGAAGATGCATACGGTGAAGGCGGGAGATGTGGTGCGGATACC is a window of Paenibacillus sp. FSL H3-0469 DNA encoding:
- a CDS encoding sugar phosphate nucleotidyltransferase; the protein is MKLVLLSGGSGKRLWPLSNDSRSKQFLKVLASPAGEPESMVQRVWRQLEENGMAGSSYLATGRSQVEMIQSQLGSEVPIIVEPERRDTFPAIALTAAYLYSIAGVSPSETVAILPVDPYVESSFFETVLQLENTMLVSGANLALMGVVPEHASEKYGYIIPTGADAGANGYLQVSHFQEKPDRVQAEELISQGALWNCGVFAFRLGYLLDILQRKGLPLNYEELQKQYKLLSSISFDYEVVEKEENIVVQPYAGFWKDLGTWNTLTEEMSSNHVGKGFVTADSEGTCLINELDIPITVIGAKDLIIAASPDGILVTHKTESPRIKEVLKSFEQRPMYEERRWGHYKVIDYVKYDEGNEVLTKRIFINEGKNISYQLHHKRSEIWTFVSGEASIVINEKMHTVKAGDVVRIPEGTKHAILALTDVEFIEVQTGSELVEEDNIRITLDWEDIALHQFIS